A single genomic interval of Pseudomonadota bacterium harbors:
- a CDS encoding L,D-transpeptidase: MSCHAVSAQAQGFTPYPASPGDQLLVVSVADQAIRLYRQGFLIKAWPVSTSRFGTGSAEGSLQTPLGVHVVRKKIGKGVPPGTWFVARGNTGRLAPIITDDRPADRDYVTSRILWLKGLEPGKNQGPGVDSWDRLIYIHGTAEEGRIGRPASRGCIRMRNADVIELFDLVEEGTVVDIRE; this comes from the coding sequence TTGTCCTGTCATGCCGTTTCTGCGCAGGCGCAGGGGTTCACGCCCTATCCGGCCAGTCCGGGGGACCAGCTTCTGGTGGTCAGTGTTGCTGACCAGGCCATCCGCCTGTACCGCCAGGGGTTCCTGATAAAGGCCTGGCCTGTATCCACATCCCGCTTTGGCACGGGCAGCGCGGAAGGAAGCCTGCAGACTCCCCTGGGGGTTCATGTGGTCCGGAAGAAAATCGGAAAGGGCGTCCCCCCCGGCACCTGGTTTGTGGCGCGCGGGAATACCGGGCGTCTGGCTCCCATAATCACAGATGACCGGCCGGCGGACCGGGACTATGTCACCAGCCGCATCCTGTGGCTGAAAGGGCTGGAGCCCGGAAAGAACCAGGGCCCCGGCGTGGATTCGTGGGACCGGCTGATCTATATCCACGGCACGGCCGAGGAGGGCCGGATCGGCCGTCCTGCCTCCCGCGGATGTATCCGCATGCGCAATGCGGATGTGATTGAACTGTTTGACCTGGTGGAGGAGGGGACGGTTGTCGATATTCGGGAGTAG